TCCTGAATGAAAGAGAATAAACATCTACAATCTTCTTTTATCCCCACTTTTTGTTCCTCTCTCATCCATTGTTATCATGATTTTAAGTTCTTTACCGTTATCTGTTGTTGAATGTTCATAGATGAATAATTATGTAATAAGGACATACCGtaaaaaacatcagaataaaagcccatcccaatttaaggcccaGCCCCTTTTACTAGTCTggtgtttttgcacattttgacaaataaaggcagcTCTTATTTAGAGGCCATGATGTGCATATAGTGGTGATTATTTGGTGGAGAAAATATATGGAGAAAAAGCAGATCAcacaattaacttgtttttcagGGTTGTAAGAGATAAGGCAGGTTATCTTGATTTCAGAAGCTGAAACATATTCTAGGAAAAGTGATGGGTGTGCAGGAAATGGTTTTATGTTTACTAGTGGAAGTGTCTGATTATACTAAACCTCCTTCTTATTACTGCTTATTTCAACTCTACATCATCAAGACTGTCTGtaccaaaataaaaactttagaTCTTCTGAAGAAGTGTTACAATCCATATTTACGTAAGAAGTAGGATCCAACAACTTCTAGCTGTAGAAGGGAGCGAAAAAGTATGTTTGGGTTGGTTGTCGTATTAGATGATGGATCGACCCAACACAGAGCAGAAGTTTAGCATTAAATACAACTGGAATACTTTGCACAGAGGCCCTGCTGTTCAACTGGTAATGCACGCAACTGATTggaggccagtagggggccctaTAGGGCTGACAACCACTACAGTCGCTCGAAATGTGCAAAAGTTttcaatgacagtaggaaacctccctaagaggGCCCCGTCGGAGAAGCACTCACTCTTGCTGTTAAGTGTCCTTGCACTATTCTCacaggcgctgcttgtcaacaggcaaggcaggcaactgatTGGGGCCCAAGGACAGTAAGGGGCTTCCCAAGGGCAGAGAAACTTAAAActacagcagtggctcaaaatgtgcaaattttgcaatgacagtaggaaatcTCCCTAAACGGGCCCCATCTTACATTACTCACtcatataataataaatgactaaatgaaGCTTGTCTAAAAAATATCCGCTAAAAACGTGTTGGTGTCAGGTAATTGATAACATAATGGGGATGAATTATGTTTAGAGGGGCCCCCCTGTGAACTTTTTGTcttgggccccaacagactaATCCTGTGAAAACTTCAGTTTGTCATGAATGtcactgaagaaaaataaagagctaTCCGTCTAGGGGTGAAACAAGAGGggggaaagaaaacaagacagcaGAACTTGGAGCAGATAACGACGGTACAATATAAAAGTAAATGACTTTTATTCAATGTAAAAATAGTTATAGTTCTTTATTGAAgcttttacaacattttattgttCTGAATATTACATTCTTCTATTTAAAACTTTTTCTCAGTTGAGCACATATTTCAAAAGTTTCAATTGaagttatttaaataaaatcatttaataacattttttttttttttttttatcttatttagAGCCCGAGCATCGAAACACTGTGAGGACCCTATCTGAATGTAAATCTTAAttagcatgttttattttgaaatttgaaggtttttaatgttcttcatatatatatatatataaaactaaTGTAACTTTGGAAAAATCTTTAAATTTCACAACATTTTAGTTGCTGTCAgattatttataacataatgaagatgaatgctggttgggggggggggggctccagTTTTTGCCTATAGACTCTGGAATCGCCACTACATGCATAACATCACATAAGTGCATTAAGGAATTTATGTGGCACCACTCATGTAACCTCATCAGCGACAAATAACCCACACAAGCACATTAGTAGTTTTCTTATTTTGACCCAAACAACATGACTCATTCTGAAGCCAAAACTGACAGCGagtttaaagaagaaaaagagaagagtaCATATTGAACTTTGcaacacactcaaacataaCTTTGTGTTATTACAAATTTAATAAACTGATGATGTTGAAAATGCTCAAAAAGAGACTGTGCTCGTGCTGTTATTGCAGATTCCCAAACTGTGGATGAGATCAGAAGTTGTCACCATATTCTTTAAACATcagttatttattattaataccCTAGATCAGTGCTTCCCAACATTTCAAATTTTGGAGCCCCCACCTCCAACACCCCACGTGACTCAAGGAAAGCTGAGCCCCCCCAGAgcccagacaaacaaaaaaagttttagattgttgtcaaaaataaacatacattttaattgttttcattgataaaatcccaACAAAATGGGCCTTCTTACCAGCAGACCTTTGTTTAAACTATCCAGGAAGTGTTTTATCATGATTCTACTTACTGATGACCTCAGAGCAGACCGACCCTCACGACCCCCCTGAGATCTTTGGCGCCCCTTCCCCTTGGACCCCAGGCTTGGAACcaactgattgattgatatcaTGATCAAGTGTAATATTGGTGACTATCAGACTTATCAGGTAGGGTGAAAAAATCATCAATTTTTTGACCAAAATAAGCAAAACTAACAATTCCATCAGTGTAAGATATACTTTGGGTTATTTATATCTGCAAAGATTGGATTTCAGTGCCAGTTTTTCCTCAGTTATTCAGcaagataaatatatatataatgacaGGATATAACGGTATATATAATGGCTATTTCTAATGGTGTAGCATTAGTCGTCAGGTAATATTAAATGTTGTGAATTTGGATTGAAATTACTGAAAAAGCAATTCTTGGAGATGAAACTCATGAAAAGAAGCCATTTAAGTGGATTTGGCTCACAAAAGAGCCAACGTTTGTTCAAGTTAAATTCTTGTAGCTTTGGACAAATATTTgcaaatttatttatttaaattgtaaagagaccatgtacaatatttaaaatcaatgtTGCCATTTGATTGCATTGCACCAGAGTTAGATTAAAGCTTGCAGGCCacaatttaaaagaaagaaagaaacaagacCAAAGTTACTTTAATTCTGATCCATCTCCCTCTCGCTTTAACTTTGCCTGCTCGGGACATGACTGCAAACTCCGAGTTTAAGACACCTTCCAAATTTTCATAtatcaaaaaaatgaattgttgACTCCATTTGAATTCTCTTTACAAATCAGCTAAACAATGCGAGTGAGAATTAAGTGTTTCAATGGTACATGAATTTCAGAATATTTATGTAATCGATGCGTCTCCCTTTGCTTAATTGGCAGCACGAACCAGAGCCTATCAAGACGAAACCTACAATTGTGACTTATGTGAGCATGTGTTTACATTTGCTCCAAAATTCTTATTAGCAAATGATAGATTGGTAAACTCTGGAGATCACCATGGCAACGTCTTTATCAAATCTTAGTTTTGTCAACATTGTTGTCTCATAATGTTCAGACCACATCTTGGCTTATGTGCAGCCTCAGAGCTCAAAGCATGTTTCCATACATTTATcacaaggaagaaaaaaaaacgaaagtCAATACCAGTAAGAGTAAGacatgaaaaaatacaaaacactaAAGCCAAATAATAATACATCAAGTAAAGTTTGTGTGATTTGTGGTGAAGACACTGCATATCATCTTTAAAATCCAAACGTGGGAGAGTGTCTGATATTTTTACATGAATCAGTCTTGCTGTGACATATTCAGTGCTGTGGTTAAAAGATTAAAGGCAGCTTTTAATTGCTTGAGTTTATTATTACTGCGTGTCATTTTCTATAGTCCACTGAGTGCTGCTTCTTATCCCATAGAACTCTTCTGCTTTTCCATGTGAGACTCACAACCTCAGTCCTGTTTCAATTCAACGTTTGACACCTTCTCCTCTGCACATTGTCCGTCCCCTTCCTGAGTCACTTTGCAGTCTCTTATATCTTCCATCTCCATCATATCATCCCTGTCTTGGCTCACTGTTAGCCTAACCTCTGCTCCAGAAGTCTCTCCAATTTTTCTGTCAGGTTCTCCAACACCTTGAACTGCAACCTGTCTCTCCTGGTCGACTGCTGGACGACGTTCCAAATTTTCTGATTCGACACCAAGTTCAGAagtctctctttccttctccttcGTTGAGGattcttccctctcctccatgGTGACAACAGAAAACTCTCTCTTGCTGTCAGGGCTGGCTTTCACAATGGTCACACTGCTAATTCTGCTCCCTACAGGTCCGGAGGGGGGCGCTGGACTGGAAGGCGACAGAAGCAAACTGGTGGGTCTGTCTTCAGAGAGCTGACATCCCTCAACAGGTGAGAGTTTAGCTTTTTTCAGAATCCCAGccctctttgtttctttcttctcttctgtaaTGGGGATACTGGCTTCTTCTTGCTCTTGTTCCCTCAAAGGTAAGAGGCTTGAAACCATATCACCTCTGGTTGTAGACGTTACTGATGCCACGCTTCCTGACTTCAACGCCAGACGAGGTGAACGTTCAGAGGACTCGTTTGAGTAAGCAGGAGAAGAGGGGGTTCTTGGTGATACTGGTGTGGCGTCTAATGTGAGGCCGGCCGTAAAACCAGGTGAAGGAGTTCTGACTTGTAATGGACTAGCACTTATTCCAAAGGGTGAGGATGTAGCCCGGCCTGATGGGAGTTTGGGGCTTGGAGTAAGAATAGGGGAAAAGCCAGTTTGTGTATCCCCCAATGATGTATTTCTTGCACCTAGGTTGGGGCTTGGTGTGATCACCAGAGGTGAGGTAggtgtttttaaagaagaaaatgaagattGGGACCTTGTTGGGTAAGAAGATGGAGGGGATGACCCTAGGCTTATTAAAACAAGGTTAGCACCATAACCTGGGTCAAGATCCGGGCTGGAGCTCCGGTCAGGAGGAGTTTGGGTTACTGGATAATCTGTGTTAGGATAGGATTCAGGGTGATGAGTAGGAATCAAACATCCATACATGGGGGCGATGGGTGTGGAGGTCTGTATAGGCCCAGGGTCAAATCCTTCTTCATATTTTAATGCCTTCTCTCCGAGGTCTGTTGGTTTCTCTGCTATCTTAAATGTCTGTCCAGACGAAGCAGGATATACAACAGTAAGAGAGTTTGGGGTGGACTCTGTGATATTCCCAACAGAAGGTTTTATCCGGGGATTCATACCAGTTTCAGGAGAGGGTCGTTGTTTAGAGTCGTTGCCCTGTTTCTGACTTTGCAAAGCAGGAGAATCTTCTGGACCTGAAGTTTTAGCCTCACGTTTTTGGGCAGCAGGGATTTGATTCTTTGATGGTTCGGTTTTAGGTTTGTTTCCAGGTTTAGTACCAGGTTCAGAGAGTCCTTTAGTGTCCTCTCCCTGCAACATTTCCTCCAGCACCACAGGTTGTTGCTTAATAGCAAATCTAACACCTCCGGGCTCCCTTCCCATCCCCTCTCCTGTTTTAACAACAGGGTCGCTTCCCCGCCTCAGCCCAAATATGGTTAAACTCTTCCTGCGTTTCCCTATAGCCGGAGCAACCCCATTGGTGTTCTCTGAAGGCGGTCGGACATCCTTGAACATGCTTCTCAGATTGTACCCGCCCTCCTTCCTCTCGTCGCTATCCTGGGATTGGTCCAGTTGGTCTCCTGAACTAACCATTGGATTTGGACCTCCATGGAGCTTCTTATCGGTGTGAATAACTCTGAACCTAAAATGATTAAGATACAGTCAAGGTGAAATGATTctgcttctttctgtcactgcaATCGTGGTATAATCGTGTTTTGTTACCTGCCAACGGAGAAGACGGTCTGCTCTCCAGGTCGTTGTTTCAATCGGGGAGTTCGGCTTTGTCTTCGTCCCTTTTTAGATTTGACCTGGGCGCAGAGGTGGCACGAGTTGTGGTCGCTTCCTGAGTGGACTGTGTGGAGATGGGGAGGAACGCCACCAATCGACTCCTTACGCAACCTGCacataaacattttcattgtctaaacactgaaaatagtTTTTATGAAAGAAGTTTGAGAGTAGTAATTCATTTGAGCATTGGAAGGTGCTTGTGGCCTAATGAAAGGATAAGCACACATTGAAGACAACCTTCATCCCAATTATGTTCCTATCCCCGACTGATTACATAACCTAATCCATGGCCCTTAGTTTCCAAtcaaaacagcattgccacaTTCAATAGACCCAGGCTGTGTTGATGTGCGCTCCAGGTAGTAACAATGCCAATACAACCTACCCCACATGGCCACTTCTGGCCCCCAGAACTCAACTGTGTTGTTGATAAATCCTATGCAGGTTTCTGCTATGACCGTCTGGACGAGCTTACCTGGGGTCATGGCGCACACAGATGTTGTGCTTTCCTATCATTTCATTGAAGGCTTCCATGTTAGCTGGAAGTGACAAGAGGAAGAAGTCATATTAAAGTATCAGAGTTAAGCACTGTTTGATGGATTTTCTGAAATAAACTGATCTGATGGGTGAGAATTAATTTGCATGTTGCTGAAAATGGGCATGAAAAAGGTACAATCTAGTATGTTTAATAATATATCAACAGCTGTTATTTTGAAGTATCCATTATGTGTATTAACTTAACTAATGATTCAAAGAACAGAAAAGTTCATTAGATCAAAGTTTCTACACTTTCTGAATACAgttcaatgtgtttatatttgtcaCCTTCGTTTTCAATGATGCATTTGAGGATCTGCTCCACTGTATCCTGATTCTCTTCATCATCGTCTGGAACACAGACAAAATAATCACATTAAAGCCACACCTTTTTCAATAATGCAGAGAAACATTTCCCTCAAACTGTGTCTCCGTTTGAGTAGCCATAGTACAGATGGTAGAAAGATGTccacataaaacatgtttacagtcacaTCTGGGCCATGGTGTTTAAAAGATTTTAAGCGAATAGAATAAATACAGATTTGGTCATTTTATGAAATTGCTTCCAAACTTGTATggatttggcgccccctgtggacaaagtatgtaATGTGGAGACCCCTGTAAAGCACCGGTTATCTGGATTTAGTAATTCTTAAAGGCTGTACCTGGATCAGGGTGGTCTtatcctttttgttttataataaaCAGGATCAAAGTGAGCTGGATTATGTcatctttagaaaaaaagtgGATTATCCAATTCAGATTATtggtcttttgtttgtatttaaaagaTAGAGCAGGAACTAAAATGTATCCTGAGACGCATTATCCTTTGTGATGAACATACAAAATCAGGTCAACGTTTACCAATGCAAAGGTTTAAAATTCCTCCAGTGATTCTTTACGTATATTTATGGTTGTTTGGATATCTATATACGGAAATGGAGATATTTCATGCATGCAATATTTTCTAGGACCCCTTCCTGCTTGGTAATTCCAATGCTTTTCAAACCTCCTGTAATGTTTCTGTTAtaaatttgtattttcaaaCCTTGGATAAcccatgtttttgttgttgttgttgttattgacattttacattaaaaccTCCAAAGTCCAGGAAAGATTACTCAGTTGTTCTTAAACTCACCGTCTGCATTTACTcccagcttctcctcctcctcctcctcctcctcgtccatGTCCCCGGTGCGGCAGCGGTAGCCCTTCTTCTTCAGCAGGTGGCAGATGAGGAAGCCCAGCAGTCcggtgaggaagaagaggaagaccaCCACAAAGATAATATAGGGAGGGGGATTGTCCCCCACCCCCGAAGCTTCTAACTCACTCATAATGTGGGTTCAACCTGAGatgtgaaaacagagaaaagagggacTGCTTTTTAATACCTTTATAATACTGAATACAtcaactgtttcatctataaAATAAAGCCcacaaataaacctttaaacaaataaaataataagtaggtaggtaggtaggtaggtaggtaggtaggtaggtaggtaggtaagTAGGgagaggaccagcatgcacctgggtgggcctatatgtttatttgttttaatccagTACAAGAGAAGCAGTAGGTTTGATATGACCCAAGATTTGATTTAGttattttcagacaaaaagccAGTAGAATATATTTATGTATCTTTACCTTTAGGCCGACAGCTAACCGTAACAATCAACCACTTCCTAGTCAGTTTAACACGGTTCTTATCTGCTAGTGCAGCACTATCAAACTGTGACAGTAGCTGCAAAGAAGGTGACTGCTAACGTCAGCTGAGGCCCGAGCATGTTTTTGAAGGAAGATATCTTTAAAACCAAAGTGGAATAAATTGctaacaatgaaaaaaaaaacagctttagcAGCTTTAGCAGCCAATTATTGGAGACACAAAGACTTTACTGCTCAAACTAACTTACATGACTGTCactcatttttttatctttctgtttttgtttttccttattTATATTTGATACATGGAGAGTTATTAGTTTAATAAGCTTACAATTAATTTAAGCCAATAACTCTACAATAAGCTTAATTATACATTGTAGTATACATTGTAAAGAAAGAGCTTGTTGGTCATTAGTGGATTTTGAGTTGGATTTTAAATATGGATGGAGTCACAGATGGGAAAAACTGCGGAAAAAAACCCTAAATGCAAAAGATAATTCCATTAAAAACGTCTTTTCATGCAGCACTGCATCAAAATGTTACAATATAAACCCTCCTCAAAGACATTTGCAGACATATGAACAATGTGTGATCTTTACTTATTTCTAATAAAGTTTTGTTCTCCACCAAGTTCTGCCAAAATAAAACTCCTCATGAAGGTTTGCTGCAAACATTAGGCTGGACATATTTGAAATCTTATTTTAATGTTGGTCTACATACATTAAAAAGCTTAACTTTGACCCCAGCTATTATCTTTCCTTTAAATGCACACGCCTggaaaaacacataaaagtcGTTCTTACCATTCAGCTGGCTTAATAAGAAGATACATCCAAACATGGAAATCTGAGAATATTCACGATAATAGAAACAAACCTTTGGtagaaaaacagtaaaaacatgtGCTCGATAACAAGCTGCACTAGAGGACAGTGTGTGCCCCTCCTGTTCAGTCGGGGTTTCCCTCAGCCCCTCCTTTACTGATTATCTATAGAGGGGTGAACGCacagaaagtgagaaaaaagataaataaattaaacaagaaCTTTATCGTCATCAGtaaactgtttttaaacaaatcaCATTCACACGTCAAGAAGTTTATAAAAATGATGTAATTTTTAGTTTTAACGTCTGATCTCCAGTTCTGTTAACTGTACTACATAGTGCATTGATAAATCATATATTCATTTACATGAAACTGCTGTcagttaactagttaatcacaattaattaggtctaaaatgaatgcattaaatgttttaattacaaTTAATCACATGCCATCTTGTCCCTTTGGATAAGTTAACATAACCTCCAAtcaaccagaaggtccttactttatttcaaaataaaagcagtgttgaattcaaacagcaagtaaattactctcagcttaagacagtacaaagaTTCCAAATTTAAGccaaactatttttattttaaaatgcaaaataatcacgattaaacattttctttatcgTTTGACGGGCCgactaaataataaaaaaaaggtgatgtAATTTGTAATAgtgaatgtgtaaataaaccaacacacacacacacacacacacacacacacacacacacacacacacacacacacacacacacacacacacacacacacacacacacacagcgtaaACATTCAGCAACTTATCAGAGGGGTCCTCCTGCTGCTTATCAGCATATTTAAACGccccttaaacacacacacacacacacacacacacacacacacacacacacacacacacacacacacacacaatcatcagAACTTGTTGAGGCTCCTGCGTTGCTGTGTGCAGCAGAttatcagagtagaggaggaacggTGAGAGGAAACGTAACATCCACTAACACCAAagtcattgaactttccatAGCCGTGAGTGTgtgcttcaaactgacacatGAATGTGTTCTGTATGTGGACTGTTTTATCTGAacgttaaatgtgtgttttggttagaGGAAGGGCCGGGACATCAACGTCAATATGACTGCCCCTCCAGCCAATTACTACTGACTCCAAATGCGCTGACATAGAGGTATTAACACTTAATCTCAGTGTGCAGCTTCACAAATTCACCAGCACAACTTTAAAGTCGACTGAGAGCTCATCAAATCTGGAGGATTTTGCGCAAATGAACCCTTTGCATTTACTACAAGCATTTTGGACAATCAGTTGTAAATGTTTTCTACCCTACAACAAGGCTTAATACAGAGGAGAATttgtacaagtttgaatgaacCCAAAGTCTCAGACATATGCCTATATGACTAGATTTAttcagtcaaatagcatttcatttgagtatcgtTGATACTTTCTGGCCGTCACTAGCATagggtgctatatggattataaCAAGTGTCATCACTTTCCACACTGACAAgtggtgatgcacgtacatgcaccgttactttccagttgagtgaccatcttttcttcactgtatatcttttccataagtgtttgataactgcatctTAGGAATCAATggaaataaatgtgtatttccATATCTATCGCTACAGATCTTAGAAAGACatcggccaatatatcagtatcagatttcttttctttctaatagagatatcggccccaaatatcccatatcggtcgggccctagtgTAAACATATTCACCCTCACCATGACAACAAGTTGTCCACAGTTTGAATTCTCTTATCTCACCCTGACAAAaaccttcacctcctcttctctt
This is a stretch of genomic DNA from Labrus bergylta chromosome 9, fLabBer1.1, whole genome shotgun sequence. It encodes these proteins:
- the rell2 gene encoding RELT-like protein 2; amino-acid sequence: MSELEASGVGDNPPPYIIFVVVFLFFLTGLLGFLICHLLKKKGYRCRTGDMDEEEEEEEEKLGVNADDDDEENQDTVEQILKCIIENEANMEAFNEMIGKHNICVRHDPRLRKESIGGVPPHLHTVHSGSDHNSCHLCAQVKSKKGRRQSRTPRLKQRPGEQTVFSVGRFRVIHTDKKLHGGPNPMVSSGDQLDQSQDSDERKEGGYNLRSMFKDVRPPSENTNGVAPAIGKRRKSLTIFGLRRGSDPVVKTGEGMGREPGGVRFAIKQQPVVLEEMLQGEDTKGLSEPGTKPGNKPKTEPSKNQIPAAQKREAKTSGPEDSPALQSQKQGNDSKQRPSPETGMNPRIKPSVGNITESTPNSLTVVYPASSGQTFKIAEKPTDLGEKALKYEEGFDPGPIQTSTPIAPMYGCLIPTHHPESYPNTDYPVTQTPPDRSSSPDLDPGYGANLVLISLGSSPPSSYPTRSQSSFSSLKTPTSPLVITPSPNLGARNTSLGDTQTGFSPILTPSPKLPSGRATSSPFGISASPLQVRTPSPGFTAGLTLDATPVSPRTPSSPAYSNESSERSPRLALKSGSVASVTSTTRGDMVSSLLPLREQEQEEASIPITEEKKETKRAGILKKAKLSPVEGCQLSEDRPTSLLLSPSSPAPPSGPVGSRISSVTIVKASPDSKREFSVVTMEEREESSTKEKERETSELGVESENLERRPAVDQERQVAVQGVGEPDRKIGETSGAEVRLTVSQDRDDMMEMEDIRDCKVTQEGDGQCAEEKVSNVELKQD